In a genomic window of Puniceicoccus vermicola:
- a CDS encoding transposase produces the protein MKRITDMPPTKPAYSREFREGAVDLLISSARPLKHVAEELGVSPNTLRLWRNRAAGIGGEGRDRDRREPGEMPSGASDPDEASELKRLRRENEQLRRQRDILKK, from the coding sequence ATGAAAAGGATAACCGATATGCCACCAACCAAACCTGCCTATTCCCGTGAGTTCCGCGAGGGAGCTGTTGATCTTCTGATCAGTAGTGCTCGCCCTCTCAAGCACGTAGCTGAAGAACTGGGAGTTTCCCCGAACACGCTGAGATTATGGCGTAATCGTGCAGCTGGGATCGGAGGAGAAGGAAGGGATCGAGACCGGCGTGAGCCGGGGGAGATGCCTTCCGGAGCCTCCGATCCTGATGAAGCCTCGGAGCTAAAGCGTTTGCGCCGGGAGAACGAGCAACTGCGTCGTCAGCGCGACATCTTAAAAAAAG
- a CDS encoding right-handed parallel beta-helix repeat-containing protein, whose translation MVFILSSSEEESEASSSAAGRVLEVDRRGGAEFASLREAAKASGPGDVIRIAPGSGPYREVLEITNSGRAGAPIVVEGNGELVTGFEPLEGFRKSGDAYVCDLPVEFPFVLTHKGERVAQDAETKQFGELAKLSEDQRQLQLLPGVSPESWEISTRTYVVKVWNVSHHIYRDLRASGAQNDAFNLHGVGEHLVFENVEGFHSLDEGFSAHDDISCEVHGGEFYGNDNGLVNIADSKMVASNLEIRGNLGWGLYLLDCEAVLDDVLVEENGLAQIMVANSVVEWNHVTAVMPSWNDRRWVTYNESSGKEPAKAPLVTDRRSQVSGTLPKLVGGSDE comes from the coding sequence TTGGTATTCATTTTATCCTCTTCCGAAGAGGAATCAGAAGCGAGTTCTTCCGCCGCGGGTCGAGTCCTGGAGGTGGACAGGCGGGGTGGTGCCGAATTTGCGAGCTTGCGCGAAGCGGCCAAGGCCAGCGGCCCCGGAGATGTGATTCGCATCGCCCCGGGGAGTGGTCCATATCGGGAAGTTCTGGAGATTACGAACTCGGGAAGAGCTGGGGCTCCGATTGTTGTCGAAGGTAATGGAGAACTGGTGACGGGTTTTGAGCCACTCGAGGGATTTCGAAAATCGGGAGATGCTTATGTTTGCGATCTGCCGGTCGAGTTTCCTTTTGTGCTCACCCACAAGGGAGAGCGAGTGGCCCAAGATGCCGAGACGAAACAATTCGGGGAGTTGGCAAAACTCTCCGAGGATCAGAGGCAATTGCAGTTGCTTCCGGGCGTGAGTCCCGAGAGCTGGGAAATCTCGACACGGACCTATGTTGTCAAGGTATGGAATGTTTCGCACCATATCTACCGAGACCTTCGGGCTTCAGGCGCGCAAAATGATGCTTTCAATCTTCATGGAGTAGGCGAGCACCTGGTGTTTGAGAATGTGGAGGGATTTCATTCTCTCGACGAGGGATTTTCGGCCCACGATGACATTTCCTGCGAGGTTCATGGGGGAGAGTTTTATGGGAACGACAACGGTCTCGTGAATATTGCGGACAGCAAGATGGTCGCCTCGAATCTGGAGATTCGTGGAAACTTGGGGTGGGGGCTTTACTTGCTGGATTGTGAAGCGGTCTTGGACGACGTTCTTGTCGAAGAAAATGGTTTGGCGCAGATCATGGTCGCCAATTCTGTCGTCGAATGGAATCACGTGACGGCGGTGATGCCCTCGTGGAATGATCGACGCTGGGTGACCTACAATGAATCTTCGGGCAAGGAACCGGCTAAAGCGCCTCTTGTGACGGATCGCCGGAGTCAGGTTAGCGGCACTCTGCCCAAACTGGTGGGAGGATCCGATGAATAG
- a CDS encoding DUF1559 domain-containing protein yields MNRVDHFFNTSTEGSRRKGFSLIELLTVIAVLGILGGILTVAVGSARRMARSAECTSNLRNLGMGLNLYSQNNHGKLPTAGNYNTVPGVGENKSWMLALSEFMEQKFPGENEKTMFLCPSAVETYPDGVARRTYGMNAAGTGADVEMRVGSFLKPTSTVLLMDTVHLSDGDGQYAFGAGSYERFADWRHGDSLNALFVDGHVENIQRANKADLGEYVLNYRERE; encoded by the coding sequence ATGAATAGAGTGGATCATTTTTTCAATACCTCGACTGAAGGAAGCAGGAGAAAGGGCTTCTCGCTCATCGAACTGCTGACGGTGATTGCGGTGCTCGGGATTCTCGGAGGCATCCTAACCGTGGCGGTCGGCAGTGCGCGGAGGATGGCCCGCTCGGCCGAGTGTACTTCGAACTTAAGGAATCTGGGCATGGGCCTGAATCTCTACTCGCAGAATAATCATGGTAAGCTGCCTACAGCCGGAAATTACAATACCGTTCCCGGAGTGGGTGAGAATAAGAGCTGGATGCTGGCCTTAAGTGAGTTCATGGAGCAGAAGTTTCCGGGCGAGAACGAAAAAACCATGTTTCTTTGTCCGTCCGCTGTAGAGACCTATCCGGATGGAGTGGCTCGGAGAACGTATGGCATGAACGCAGCGGGAACTGGGGCCGATGTCGAGATGCGGGTTGGGTCTTTTCTCAAGCCAACTTCGACGGTTCTCCTGATGGATACGGTTCATCTCAGCGATGGAGACGGCCAATATGCATTTGGTGCGGGCAGTTACGAGAGATTTGCGGATTGGCGCCATGGTGATTCGCTGAATGCTCTCTTTGTCGATGGTCATGTGGAGAACATCCAACGAGCCAATAAGGCGGACCTCGGTGAATATGTTCTAAACTATCGGGAGCGGGAATAG
- a CDS encoding cellulose binding domain-containing protein, with protein sequence MRNPVNAEMVAAENLFHRETYEAVPESETFAPEFERGAVRSIHEQAVAYPAPDTAFIQSIPTDTPTISIKITSEWDTGFQAAIIVDNPESDSIPAWTLQLDPGETTLTSGWGKGARQAEGDHWLIRPGNGASTLSPGETTVYEFVASGDASSLGLATGTFRRAGYPTPGLKIERAPHGQGVHLAWDHVAPMYQVEMSTDLSPDGWQPIDTLYGHNDWSAPATRGSVFYRIKPIY encoded by the coding sequence ATGAGAAATCCGGTCAACGCCGAGATGGTCGCAGCCGAAAATTTGTTTCATCGGGAGACCTACGAAGCCGTCCCCGAATCAGAAACATTCGCACCTGAATTCGAACGTGGAGCCGTCCGCTCCATCCACGAACAAGCCGTGGCCTACCCGGCACCGGATACCGCCTTTATTCAAAGTATTCCGACCGACACCCCCACTATAAGCATCAAAATTACCAGCGAATGGGACACGGGATTTCAAGCCGCCATCATCGTCGACAATCCTGAATCGGACTCCATCCCCGCCTGGACCCTCCAGCTGGATCCGGGCGAGACGACGCTTACGAGCGGATGGGGTAAGGGAGCCCGACAAGCAGAGGGGGATCATTGGCTGATTCGTCCCGGAAACGGAGCCTCGACCCTTTCCCCCGGGGAAACCACCGTCTACGAATTCGTCGCCAGCGGCGATGCATCCTCACTCGGTCTAGCTACTGGAACATTCCGCCGGGCCGGTTACCCTACACCCGGCCTAAAGATTGAAAGAGCCCCACATGGCCAAGGAGTCCACCTCGCATGGGATCACGTTGCCCCGATGTATCAAGTCGAGATGAGCACCGACCTATCTCCAGACGGATGGCAACCCATCGACACCCTCTACGGTCACAACGATTGGTCCGCCCCCGCCACCCGGGGCTCAGTATTCTACCGCATCAAGCCGATATATTGA